A window of Ruania suaedae contains these coding sequences:
- a CDS encoding GNAT family N-acetyltransferase, with product MVSSHWDDTFAGRVHHRGPDVLIVERTPEHTDGVLLEERSRLRLALTGPQLALLGPAAGASAADVQALIADSPLSVDDPGLVHYLAPERASALSSAPPPEPAQVRVLGEQDRAGFEELLAGVPEDEQEEAEVDLDDWLVLGAFEGDRLVAVTSSYLQTEDIADIGVLTVPDARRRGHGLRLVAATCRQLLHRGVVPQYRADPANGRSLELARAAGFVAFGSWATVLGPPTS from the coding sequence GTGGTCTCCTCGCACTGGGACGACACCTTCGCGGGGAGGGTGCACCACCGCGGCCCCGACGTGCTGATCGTGGAACGGACGCCCGAGCACACCGACGGGGTGCTGCTGGAGGAGCGGAGCAGGCTGCGCCTCGCCCTGACCGGGCCGCAGCTGGCGCTGCTGGGCCCCGCGGCGGGCGCCTCGGCGGCGGACGTGCAGGCCCTGATCGCGGACTCACCCCTGAGCGTGGACGATCCCGGCCTGGTGCACTACCTGGCGCCGGAACGTGCGAGCGCGCTGAGTTCGGCCCCGCCGCCGGAGCCGGCGCAGGTGCGCGTGCTCGGTGAGCAGGACCGGGCGGGGTTCGAGGAACTGCTCGCCGGCGTCCCCGAGGACGAGCAGGAGGAGGCCGAGGTCGATCTCGACGACTGGCTCGTGCTCGGCGCCTTCGAGGGCGACCGGCTCGTGGCGGTGACCAGCAGCTATCTGCAGACCGAGGACATCGCCGACATCGGCGTGCTCACGGTGCCCGACGCCCGCCGCCGGGGGCATGGCCTTCGGCTGGTGGCGGCCACCTGCCGGCAGCTGCTGCACCGGGGCGTGGTCCCGCAGTACCGCGCCGATCCCGCGAACGGGCGCTCCCTGGAGCTGGCGCGGGCGGCCGGATTCGTCGCGTTCGGCTCGTGGGCCACGGTT